DNA sequence from the Cyprinus carpio isolate SPL01 chromosome B13, ASM1834038v1, whole genome shotgun sequence genome:
GGATGTGCAAAAACCAGTGCTCCAGGAAATATTGATGGCATACCAGGCAAAAGTCAAAAAGGGTATTGTTTCACGGCTGTATAAGGGatttatgaataaacaaacaaatttaacattatATGTGAAAACAAAATGGGAAAGGGAAAGTTACATGAAAATTACTGATGAGGATTAGAATGGTTGCTGCATATCACAGTGGATATGAACAAACTCACATTCTTGGAGGGAATTTGGTTGAAAATGTTTGATCAGGTTTTTCATTACGCCAAAACAGAAAATTTCTGGCTCCAGGGAGGAGACTAAGTGCTGGAGGCAGTGTGGAAGTGAAGATGCCAACCATTGGTATATATTCTGGGATTGTccagtaataaaacaatattggaTAGAGAAACACAAAGATATCGAAAATATTCTCAACATGAAAATACCCTTCAACTTTACCAACTTTATTTTGGGTAACACTTCTTACCTGATTATGCAAAGTATCTattcagaattttaattattGCCTGTAAGAAAACTATCACCAGACATTGGCTCCTCCCTGATCCCCCTACTCTGGAAAAATGGATAGAATGTGTTAATGACTAACATTTTCACTCCGCTTGCAGATGAATAGATTTGTAGTCTTATGGTCAAAATGGGTATCCTATGTTAATCAAACACAACATGCAGGAATGTGTTCCTGAAAGTTGTCACGATAATGGTAATCAAGGGTTGATTTTGgtgtactgtattttatgtatcgtttattaacaaaataattgtgttatcttttgttttatatgtattagaGATTTGTATTATAGTAATGCAccctttgtttgtgttctaatatgttcttattatatttacaaaaatgggAATGTTGGGAATGGAGAACCTTGATCTAGTTCACAGACTGGACAGACTGGACTGGAACTGTGACCATGAGGTTATGTAAATCTAGCTATTGTATTGTTCccaatgtttcaaaaataaagatttttttttttttaaaaagaagaaaaaaagaaataaacatttgaaatatatcagtctgtgtgtaatgaatgaatataatatacaagtttcactttttgaatggaattagtgaaataaatcaacttgttgatgctattctaattatatgaccagcacctgtatactttTACATTAGTCTTTCTAGACACTAAACTGATCAAAGCGTCACCTCAAGTACCTCTCTTGTGATGAATCCATCTTTATCAAGATCATAGAAATTAAATGCCCAATTTAGCCGGTCATATATTGAGCCTCTAAGTATGAGTGACAGACCAGCAACAAACTCCTGTGAAATGACAATAAGAAGAATTATAAATCTGccaggaaacaaacaaacatatcaaATCTTAACTAGAAGACGTTACAAGCTTTGTTGTAGACCCACCGCTCTGCACTTTTATGTcgctcttatctgacacacttaGTTCAGCTCATAGATCTTCTCCTAACCAGTTGTTGATATGAATCAAGTGTGTTAGATAAGATGGACATAGAAAGTGCAGAGTGGTCCATCTTCTGgaccagaattaaaaaaaaaaaaaaaaatcttctgttaCCTTAAAACTCAAACAGCCATTCCTGTTAGTGTCAAATGCCTCAAAGAGGTAATGTGCATAAATGCTTGAatctgacagagagaaagaaaaaggaattGGACAATgctttatatacagtgtatatttgtacatacatacagtatgtgtgtgtgtatgtatgtatgtataatgcaAATGgaatttataaatatgcattgtGTAGTATTGATTCAATGactaaagggaaaaaaagaaaaacatgtcaaCTCAACCAGTGGTCCCCAACGCAAAGTTTTAATTttgccaatatttttttttctcaagaaagataaacatgtatagtgaaGAAAGccaaaatgttaaatgtcataGATGTATTTACTGTGCTCTATGCAATTTTCTTGATAGAGGGATATATTTAGAGATATATTTCTACTTTGAGTGTTATTTATTCTTCAGACATTCCCCTTGCAGGTTTTCGACCACTGAAAATGGGTAATATTCAACAATGTGGACATACAGCCACACTGAGATCCTCATATCTCTGGGACTGAACTACATATCTTTAATACATCTTGAGTTGCAAACACTCAAACTTtggaaaattatattattaacaaaaagattacaatatatatatttatatacatatacgatatatatattttctcaccTCCCTGTGGGAAGAACTGAGAGTAAATGAGTTTAAACACGTCCTCAGTCACCACTCCACTGGGACATTCCTGAAATGCACAACAGATCTTAAAACAAACACTATAAAAACACCATTGTGGCCAAAACCTTCAACCTAATGCAATATGCAATTAATTATGtctttcagaattaaaaaaaaaaaaaaaaaaaagaaagaaggaaagaaagaaatgtaaattataattatgaattaaagaaataaagtaaCAATTATTTGTGCCACACAAAGTGTGATATTCCCAGCTAATGTACTGACTTTCCTCCTTATTTAATCTACGTAAGTagagcaacatttacatttttgaaggCCCTGTAGAGGAACTGCAGCTCTTTCTTGCTGAATTCAGTCTCTTCCTGTAGTATTTCCAGATCATCAGGCCGATGGCAAACAAAGGATATTTCAAACTCATCCTCAGTAGTTTCTAGAAGAGAAACAtctcattatacattaataactgAATGTTACATTTCTCATCTGTTTTAGAGAAAGTGTGTAGGTCACACTAACAGTGAAATAATTGGTTAATTTCTTAAATGCGAGAGGACAGTAGAGAGATGACAGGAAAGCAATAGGTGGAGAGAGGGGGAGTGGGATCAGCTaaattttcactgagattgcaagatGGCGAGCTGCTCTAAGGTGACTGAAACCCTGTGAAAGCAGGTTGTCCAAatgaaggccaaagggatgaCCCTTTCACACACTGCAAGTTGGTTGGTCGTTCCAATCTGTGATTTCTCTGTGATCTGTGAATATATCAGGTTCACGTCCCCCAGAAAGGCTGGTCGTCCATGTACGACAAATGTGCAAGAAGACAGGACAATGCAGGGGCTCTCAATGGGGATTCggttcagcactgcagctggaattgctcgccAGTTCAGTGATGAAaagggtaaggatctgtctcagcATGTTTAAGAGAATTAAAAGACaaagcctctcatcagcagaaagaatcaaacGGCTAGActtttgctgaggagcatgttttgtggagagaggagaactggttTAATGTTCACTCTAATGATAAgagcaggtttaatttatttgggtctgatgCCAAACATCATGTTTGGGTCGAACTGGTGAAAGACTGAAGACTGAAGCCCAGtgtgtaaagaagtcagtgaaaggcgGAGAAGGTTGCAGGACAATGCCCCTGTCACACAGAAAAACaggtaaagcagttccttgaacactgaaataatgaaatggccaGCCCAGAGTCTTGATCAAAACCCCATtaaaatctctggaaaatccttggtgacaaagttatggctaagaaacccactacagtCACTGAACTGTGGAAGAGACTGGAAGAAGAGTGGACGAAGATCACACCAGCGCAGTGAGAGAGACTAGTGATGTATAGTGCGTTCAAGTCATGTCGGAtacatcgtatttacgagttaaacgcacatgaacgccaccacaaagtCGTAATTATGAGTTGGAAACTCAGAATTTTCTTTAAGCTCTGAGTTTCCGAGTTGTGGGCGTGTCAATGAGAAACATGACAGAATCAATGGATCGATGGATACAACGCCTGTTGTTGACAGtaattttttagttgaaattgatagacaggattgcaatataacaattaattattatatcaataataattaattaataagtttTATGCGATACAGATTAAAGTggctttataaattatttaaaaaaaattaaaaacgcaaAACACACCTGATGTAAATTCCTTGCTTttcattttctataagcagagtaaACAAACccttttatattttcttgtaatttattaaaagaaggtacactGCCATCTTGTGCCGACTAAACTGACTTGAATGCACATGACGTCGTAATTACGACTTGTacaaacttcccaggaggacttgaacgcagcaGTACTGCGGCTGAGGATGTGCTGAAGTCCTTCACAGCAAGGGCCTTTACATTTCCTACTGatttctgacagctgtaacccTGCAGAATTTTAGTTGGAACTCATCTTTCGGgctacagtggttactgttctttcattttgatcagtgttttccacaaaataaagtgaTCAAATTTTCATTGAAATGCCTCGGATATTTTGTCAAACGTTTTAGTAGAACAGTGGTATACCTAcagctaatattaatattatataataatattaatacttatattatACCTACAGCTAATATTGCTTCAAATGATGtactatttcttaaaaataagtttttatagattgttctctaattttgatctccactgtatgtGTTTGGTGACTAGGTAGTCAAAATAAAGCAAGTATTTCTTAACTTTTGCCAAAGACAGCCAACAATGATGTGTGTGCTGAATTTCATGAAATTGTAAGCCTGCTAAGAGCCTTAACAACAACACAGAAATAGTGTTACAGTTTGATTTGTTACTCTGGCAACaccattcaaaatataaaatattttgcaattttagctgtttttttcatataattctGACCAAGTCTGAAACAATTGAGGTAAACAGAGACTTCAAAGTGTGTTCACTTCCTGTTTTcctcttcttttcctttttcaatCCAGCCACTCACCGTCTGTGAAGCACCAGTAGTACAGCGGGAAGAGGGACACCAGCATCAAGATGTAGAGTCCACCTGGTTCATCGCCGGGCATGAGCTGTCTGAAGCCTCTGTACTCCTGTGACTGTGACATGCTGCTGAGCATgatgctgtctgtctgtgtgttatgtgtgttccCTTCCAAAAACACTCCCACCCACACGCTCTGACGTCTTTCCATTACTCTTTCATGTCACTTCATGACCGTTTCCAGCCCAACAAAAGCCTGCATAAGTAATTCATCGACTTGTTTTGGAATTGCTTGTTTTCACAGTCAGATGGGTGGGAAAGTACAATTTCCATGTTGGCAGTTGAATTATTGGCTCTTGTTTCCCATATGTAAGCACTGCCTAGTGTCACTGGGAAATCTTTGAAATtaattatctgttttattttatttttacaggaaatacattaaacatttttttttttttttaataaaagtatcaaaTAACATCTTTTATTTCACTTCTGTCTGTAGAAAAAGCAATCAGATAGAATGATGAAGACAAAAGTGACACAAAGATCACAACTATTACCAACCATTGAAACAATGTGAAGTCAGTGTGGACGCGTCAATGATTCATTTCAACACAAAATCAACGGTTGTCATTGTACTGTGGTGCTGGtgaataaatattacaaagaatCAATTGTAATGCGTTTCAACATTATGTTAATCAGTAGTCAATGTCGATCTTGCTGATCAAGGTCCTCAGGATCTGTGGAAGcttccagacaggtgtgttggagccgGCAGGTGTTCAGTGGGTTGGTTAGTTGGCTGTATCTGATCATTTTGTTGTATGTAATGGTGGACTGCAGCATGTAATTGTGGGAAGCGTTGACGCTTTTAACTGTGGTGTGAACAAAGTGGTGCAGAAATGGGAGGTTTCATGACCTTATAACAAAGTCACCAGCTGTTTTTCAGCacgtgcttctttttttttttttagccgtTTCCCTTGCCCTGTTTGTTTGTTCTGATCACACTCACCTGCCTCCCAGGCATCATTTTATGCAAAAGGGAACAAATGTTCATCTAAAGAAGCTTTAGATAAAGTGACTGTCATACATTGTTGCTTTCCtggggaatcaaacccatgaccttggcgtttCTAGCTCCACGCtccactgtttgagctacaggacgGTTGTATAGTGATATAATTAATTCAGATTactaaataaatgactgaaattcaaaatcaaatcaattcaatgactgaaaattaaaatgtgtaaaacccACTACAGTGCGCACATTTCACAGCACAAATAATTCACTCTTGAGCAGATATACTGACTTTCACCCATTAATATCAGAACAGAATTATGAATCATGTGCCGAAGATCAAAACCCACTTCAAGACGACAGTATTCACATGAGAACTGTtcacagtgtttttattatttctgatcAGGTTACATTTCACCTGCAGCTGATTTGTCCATAAGGATGAGGATTGCGAAAATGCAGGTTGTATTTGTAGTGtataataaaagctgttctttcaATATGAACATCACCATTTTATGCGGCTGAAGTTGAGATGAAGCGAGAGATTGCTGCTGGACACCTACTGCAAATCTAGTAAAACTCACTGTACTTAACCCAGTTTACTACCACTGTACAACTACTTCATTATACTTTGTGCTCACGAGTAAAAATATTGAACCAGATTCAGAAGTTCTGTTTCCAACATAATTCATTTCCTTTCACTAACCTTTCAATAAAGCACTGAAAGAACACCGTATGCAAAATACCTGTGATACTAAACACAgtccacaataaaaaataaaaataaaaaattgcagtgaaaaaaatcttgatatacaaatataaagtacaaTTGAAACACTTCATTTCTATGCAATTGttttgtggaataaaaaaagacagagtGACCGTCACTGTAACATATCAACAGTAACAtccaaaaaaacaactacaacacaGAAGGGACAAACAAGTAGAGGGTCCTGCATCCGTCGTGAGGAGGTCAACTAGTGGTGTTGACTCAGTCTTTGCTCTTCTCTCTGAAGGACTTAAGCCAGACTCCGCTGACGGGGTTTAATTCTTGGGTACAACTGAGGAggaacaaaaaaactattataatacacacacaaacacacacacacacacagagtgaacaCAGTCTTTTCAGACTTTGGCACATTAGCTGGTTCAGAAAAACCTTTGATTTAAGACACACTCTGTCTTCTGCTTTAGTACATCAgttggaaaaaaacattttagactggCAAACATTGCATGCATATTTTGAAAGACAGGCTTAAGCAAAAGTAAACCACAGAtttttactagtgctgtcaaatgtaAAAATTGAACTGAAGTTGAAATGATCAAACacttaattctaaattaaatatagatgaatcttTAAAGCTACtgaagttattgatttcctctcttgttctttgatggacagacatcacagcagctggttattcggttatttggctgctattactttaagagctgctgcgGCTGAGTGTGATGTAGATCTGACACGCATCGTATTTTCTCACAGCGTGCACCGCTGTATTTATGCAAGAACACAGTATAACGGCTGACAGGAAAACTGCTTTTTTACTGACACGGCCTCCTCGTCACCTGTACCCTTTACaccagtggtctcaaactcaattcctggagggccacagctctgcacagtttagctccaaccctaatcaaacacacctgatccagctcatcaaggtcttcaggatcactagaaacttccaagcaggtgtgatttggagctggttggagctaaactgtgcagagctgtggccctccaggaattgagtttgacaccgaTGCTTTACACACTCGTTTGACTCACGCCTGGCGATGAGGCGAAGCTGGAGTGAAAAGTCTCCTGTTTGATGTGCTCATAAAGATGCTCTGCATCTAAATAACCACAGTCCTTGTCAAGAAAAAGAGAACAACCCTAGCTCCACCcctacattacatattttaacatcattcaaaatagttttaaaaatgcatttttacactaAATGTCATCAGAGTTTAAATTACAACCTTCTAGAGAAAAATCTACAATAGGATAAATCTT
Encoded proteins:
- the LOC109069313 gene encoding Kv channel-interacting protein 4, whose translation is MERRQSVWVGVFLEGNTHNTQTDSIMLSSMSQSQEYRGFRQLMPGDEPGGLYILMLVSLFPLYYWCFTDETTEDEFEISFVCHRPDDLEILQEETEFSKKELQFLYRAFKNECPSGVVTEDVFKLIYSQFFPQGDSSIYAHYLFEAFDTNRNGCLSFKEFVAGLSLILRGSIYDRLNWAFNFYDLDKDGFITREEMMKIMKSIYSLMGKYVYPSIHDDTPSEHVENFFQKMDRNHDGLITVEEFMESCQKDANIMRSMRLFDSVF